The Prevotella fusca JCM 17724 genome includes a window with the following:
- a CDS encoding GH92 family glycosyl hydrolase, with the protein MKKRFLTLMAFAVTSLFAFAQDYTQYVDPFIGTGGHGHVFLGANVPFGNIQAGPTQKKQGWDWCSGYHYSDSTVIGFGQMHLSGTGIGDLGDVSLLPVTNSAQREVKFSHRAEHVRPGYYSVMLASGVRVELTATQRVAFHRYSFPADAAKGYVVLNLSQGIGWDKMTSCNFKQESAKTVSGYRMSEGWAKDQRVYFVAEFSQPVKLESNERDTIGVFAVDNVEQPVLVKVGISAVSVENARLNMQKELSGWDFRNTVALAKDEWNRELSKIAIKTEDERARKIFYTAMYHSMIAPSVFGDVNGEYRGADGKTYKGDFTDYTTFSLWDTYRAAHPLMTIIHPEKQRDITQTMLNIFKQQGKLPVWHLMGNETDCMIGNPGIPVLVDIALKGYDVDKNAVFEAAKASAMLDERGMGLLKKYGYIPCNLDPEHETVAKGLEYALADACIAKLAKQLGKTADYKYFTKRSQSYRDFYFDKKTKFMRGVTSDRKFREPFNPFSTVHRQDDYAEGNAWQYVWLVPHDVHGLVSAFGGEKPFISKLDSLFIVSGDMGAEASPDITGLIGQYAHGNEPSHHILYMYNYVGQPWKGADKIRYVLKNLYHDDFDGLSGNEDVGQMSAWYILSALGIYQVEPAGGKYIFGTPLFDEASVNVGDGKTFRVVAHNNSEENIYIQSAKLNGKPYTRSYIDFKDIKRGGTLEFVMGSKPSQFGAKPADRP; encoded by the coding sequence ATGAAAAAAAGGTTCTTAACTTTAATGGCGTTTGCTGTGACCAGTCTTTTTGCCTTTGCGCAGGACTATACGCAGTATGTAGACCCATTTATTGGAACGGGCGGACACGGACATGTATTCCTTGGTGCTAATGTTCCATTCGGTAATATTCAGGCTGGTCCTACACAGAAGAAGCAGGGTTGGGACTGGTGTTCAGGTTATCATTACAGCGACTCAACGGTCATCGGTTTCGGACAGATGCACCTTAGCGGTACGGGTATTGGTGACTTGGGGGACGTTTCGCTCCTTCCTGTTACCAATTCAGCACAGCGTGAGGTGAAATTCTCGCATCGTGCTGAGCATGTTCGTCCTGGCTATTATTCAGTGATGTTGGCTTCTGGGGTTCGTGTAGAGCTTACCGCAACCCAGCGTGTAGCTTTCCATCGTTACTCTTTCCCTGCTGATGCAGCGAAGGGTTACGTTGTTCTGAACCTCTCTCAGGGTATCGGATGGGACAAGATGACTTCTTGCAACTTCAAGCAGGAGTCTGCTAAGACCGTTAGCGGTTACCGTATGTCAGAAGGATGGGCTAAGGATCAGCGCGTTTACTTTGTTGCTGAGTTCTCACAGCCTGTGAAGTTGGAATCAAATGAGCGTGATACAATTGGTGTCTTTGCTGTTGACAATGTTGAGCAGCCAGTTCTCGTGAAGGTAGGTATCTCTGCTGTGAGTGTTGAGAATGCTCGATTGAATATGCAGAAGGAGCTTTCAGGCTGGGATTTCCGCAATACCGTTGCTTTGGCGAAGGATGAGTGGAACCGGGAATTGAGTAAGATTGCTATCAAGACAGAGGATGAGCGTGCAAGAAAGATATTCTATACAGCAATGTATCATTCAATGATTGCACCATCAGTGTTTGGTGATGTAAACGGTGAATACCGTGGTGCAGATGGCAAGACCTATAAGGGTGACTTCACTGACTATACTACCTTTTCACTTTGGGATACCTATCGTGCAGCACATCCTTTGATGACAATCATCCATCCAGAGAAGCAGAGAGACATCACACAGACTATGCTTAACATCTTCAAGCAGCAGGGTAAGTTGCCAGTATGGCATCTTATGGGTAATGAGACTGACTGTATGATTGGTAATCCAGGCATTCCTGTGCTTGTTGACATTGCACTGAAAGGCTATGATGTAGATAAGAATGCTGTCTTTGAGGCTGCTAAGGCTTCTGCTATGCTTGATGAGCGTGGCATGGGATTGTTGAAGAAATATGGTTATATTCCTTGTAATCTCGACCCAGAGCATGAGACAGTTGCAAAGGGATTGGAGTATGCCTTGGCTGATGCTTGTATAGCAAAACTTGCAAAGCAATTGGGCAAGACCGCTGATTATAAGTACTTCACCAAGCGTAGCCAGTCATATCGTGACTTCTATTTTGATAAGAAGACGAAGTTTATGCGTGGTGTAACATCTGATCGTAAGTTCCGTGAACCATTCAATCCATTCAGCACTGTACACCGTCAGGACGATTATGCAGAGGGTAATGCATGGCAGTATGTATGGTTGGTACCACACGATGTGCATGGTCTTGTATCTGCTTTCGGTGGTGAAAAGCCATTTATTTCAAAGCTCGATTCCCTCTTCATCGTTAGTGGTGATATGGGAGCAGAGGCTTCACCAGACATTACTGGTCTGATTGGTCAGTACGCACACGGTAATGAGCCAAGTCATCATATCCTTTATATGTACAACTATGTGGGTCAGCCTTGGAAGGGAGCGGACAAGATTCGCTATGTACTCAAGAACTTGTATCACGACGACTTCGATGGTTTGAGTGGTAACGAGGATGTAGGTCAGATGTCTGCATGGTACATTCTTTCCGCTCTTGGTATCTATCAGGTAGAGCCAGCAGGTGGCAAGTACATCTTCGGTACACCGCTCTTCGATGAGGCTTCGGTGAACGTTGGTGATGGTAAGACCTTCCGTGTTGTGGCACATAACAACAGCGAAGAGAATATCTATATTCAGAGTGCTAAGTTGAACGGTAAGCCTTATACCCGTTCTTACATTGACTTCAAGGACATCAAACGTGGTGGAACACTTGAGTTTGTGATGGGTAGCAAGCCTTCTCAGTTCGGTGCTAAGCCTGCTGACAGACCATAA